One Nitrospinota bacterium genomic window carries:
- a CDS encoding GIY-YIG nuclease family protein, whose product MKYFYVYILASKSSVLYIGVTNNLERRMYEHKKKITKGFTSKYNVNRLVYYEVCSTIKDAIAREKQLKAGSRSKKVELIESDNREWRDLSEEW is encoded by the coding sequence ATGAAATATTTCTATGTTTATATTTTAGCAAGCAAGTCTTCTGTTCTTTACATAGGTGTTACTAATAATCTAGAGCGAAGAATGTATGAACATAAGAAGAAAATAACCAAAGGGTTTACAAGCAAATATAATGTAAACCGATTGGTGTATTACGAGGTCTGTTCGACGATTAAGGATGCAATTGCACGGGAGAAACAGCTGAAAGCTGGATCAAGAAGTAAAAAAGTTGAGTTGATTGAAAGCGATAATAGGGAATGGCGGGACTTATCAGAGGAGTGGTAA